One segment of Trachemys scripta elegans isolate TJP31775 chromosome 1, CAS_Tse_1.0, whole genome shotgun sequence DNA contains the following:
- the VEGFD gene encoding vascular endothelial growth factor D, translating to MYKPWATLNIFMVSFLHLLQGSDYDYGPVKRASLSALERSEQLIRNAASLEELLRITHAEDWKLWKCRLKLKSLSHLDSRSASHRSTRFAAAFYDIETLRVIDEEWQKTQCVPRETCVEVAKELGTTTNKFFKPPCVNVFRCGGCCNEESLGCMNTSTTYVSKTLFEISVPLTSVPEPVPVKIANHTGCRCLSTAQHHQYAIIRRSVQYPEEDGCPFTNKLCHSGLIWDSNKCECVVDKEHPGRREGLPPLAELAKCGPHMEFDEDNCECICRWKCPTDFFQNKVNCSCYLCRESQESCSQKHKIFHAETCSCEDKCPFQPRTCSTAKPVCTKHCRCPKEKRSSHGSQSKENP from the exons AGGGCATCTCTGTCAGCATTGGAACGGTCAGAACAGCTGATAAGGAATGCAGCCAGTCTGGAAGAGCTGCTTCGAATCACTCACGCCGAGGACTGGAAGCTGTGGAAATGCAGACTAAAACTCAAAAGCCTCTCCCATTTAGATTCCCGATCTGCGTCCCATCGCTCCACCAGATTTGCTGCTGCTTTCTATGACATTGAGACACTGAGAG TCATAGATGAGGAATGGCAAAAAACTCAGTGTGTGCCAAGGGAGACCTGCGTGGAAGTTGCCAAAGAGCTAGGTACAACCACCAACAAGTTCTTTAAGCCTCCCTGTGTGAATGTGTTCCGCTGTGGAGGTTGCTGCAATGAGGAGAGCCTGGGCTGTATGAACACAAGCACAACTTATGTTTCAAAAACG CTCTTTGAGATTTCAGTTCCTTTGACAAGTGTCCCAGAGCCAGTGCCAGTCAAAATTGCCAACCACACAGGTTGTAGATGCTTATCAACTGCTCAGCATCACCAATATGCCATCATACGAAGATCTGTCCAATACCCAGAGGAGGATGG TTGCCCCTTTACCAACAAACTTTGTCACAGTGGCTTGATATGGGACAGCAACAAATGTGAATGTGTGGTAGATAAAGAACATCCTGGCAGAAGGGAAG GACTCCCTCCTCTTGCTGAGCTTGCTAAATGTGGACCACATATGGAATTTGATGAAGATAATTGTGAGTGTATCTGTAGATGGAAATGTCCCACcgattttttccaaaataaagtgAACTGCAGCTGCTATTTGTGTAGGGAGAGCCAGGAGAGCTGCTCTCAGAAACACAAGATATTTCATGCAGAAACCTGCAG CTGTGAGGACAAGTGCCCATTCCAACCCAGAACGTGTTCAACTGCAAAGCCAGTGTGTACAAAGCATTGCCGTTGTCCAAAGGAGAAGAGAAGCTCTCATGGGtcacaaagcaaagaaaatcctTGA